The Epinephelus lanceolatus isolate andai-2023 chromosome 1, ASM4190304v1, whole genome shotgun sequence genome has a window encoding:
- the kcna3a gene encoding potassium voltage-gated channel subfamily A member 3 — MDDQTSSVIQPPSSGRHTGSDATESRGYAEVEHGVMTVENILEESAVLSAPHLSVDRYERGRQGCCERVVINISGLRFETQLKTFNQFPDTLLGDPRKRMRYFDPLRNEYFFDRNRPSFDAILYYYQSGGRIRRPVNVPIDIFSEEIRFYQLGEEAMEKFRDDEGFIKEEERVLPKKDFQKQVWLLFEYPESSGPARAIAIVSVLVILISIVIFCMETLPEFRDERDQATVAPTVNGTAPSVPSPFTDPFFVIETLCIIWFSFELLVRFFACPSKTSFSKNIMNIIDIVAIIPYFITLGTELAERETNGGQQAMSLAILRVIRLVRVFRIFKLSRHSKGLQILGQTLKASMRELGLLIFFLFIGVILFSSAVYFAEADDPSSSFTSIPDAFWWAVVTMTTVGYGDMHPVTIGGKIVGSLCAIAGVLTIALPVPVIVSNFNYFYHRETDGEEHPQYVHTSSCEHLPTEELRRSCSSSSLSKSEYMVIEEGINSAFKQPNFTTENNQNCVNIKKIFTDV; from the coding sequence ATGGATGACCAGACCTCCAGCGTGATCCAGCCCCCATCGTCCGGCAGGCACACAGGCAGCGACGCCACAGAGAGCCGGGGTTATGCCGAGGTGGAGCACGGCGTCATGACGGTGGAAAACATACTGGAGGAGTCCGCCGTGCTCTCGGCGCCTCACCTGTCGGTGGATCGATACGAGCGCGGCCGGCAGGGATGCTGCGAGAGGGTGGTGATCAACATTTCGGGTTTACGCTTCGAGACGCAACTCAAAACTTTCAACCAGTTCCCAGACAcgctcctgggggaccccaggAAAAGGATGCGCTACTTTGACCCACTGAGGAACGAGTACTTCTTCGACAGGAACAGACCGAGCTTTGATGCCATCCTGTACTACTACCAGTCAGGGGGGCGCATCCGGAGACCTGTTAACGTCCCCATTGATATCTTCTCCGAGGAGATCAGGTTTTATCAACTCGGAGAGGAGGCCATGGAGAAATTCCGGGATGATGAGGGGTTTATAAAAGAAGAGGAGCGCGTACTGCCCAAAAAAGATTTCCAAAAGCAggtttggcttttgtttgagtATCCTGAAAGCTCTGGACCGGCCAGGGCCATAGCTATCGTCTCAGTGCTGGTTATTTTGATTTCAATTGTTATATTCTGCATGGAGACTCTGCCGGAATTTCGGGATGAGAGGGATCAAGCCACAGTGGCACCCACGGTCAACGGCACTGCTCCCTCCGTGCCCAGCCCGTTCACAGACCCTTTCTTTGTCATAGAGACCCTCTGCATCATATGGTTCTCTTTCGAGCTGCTGGTCAGGTTCTTCGCCTGCCCCAGTAAAACTTCCTTCTCCAAAAACATCATGAATATCATTGACATCGTCGCCATAATCCCCTACTTTATCACTTTGGGGACCGAGCTGGCCGAGAGGGAAACCAACGGCGGCCAGCAGGCGATGTCCCTCGCCATCCTGAGGGTGATCAGACTGGTGAGGGTCTTTCGCATCTTTAAGCTGTCGCGTCACTCAAAGGGACTTCAGATTTTGGGGCAGACCCTTAAGGCCAGCATGAGGGAGCTGGGCTTGCTCATATTCTTCCTTTTCATCGGAGTTATCCTCTTCTCCAGCGCGGTTTACTTCGCAGAAGCAGACGACCCCTCGTCCAGCTTCACCAGCATCCCAGATGCGTTTTGGTGGGCAGTGGTCACCATGACCACAGTGGGATACGGGGACATGCATCCGGTGACCATTGGTGGGAAAATAGTGGGGTCTCTGTGCGCAATAGCAGGCGTGTTGACCATTGCCTTACCCGTGCCGGTGATTGTGTCCAATTTCAACTACTTTTACCACAGGGAGACTGACGGAGAGGAGCACCCACAGTACGTGCACACCAGCAGCTGTGAGCACCTCCCCACGGAGGAGCTGAGGAGGTCGTGCAGCTCCTCGTCCCTCAGCAAGTCCGAGTACATGGTGATAGAGGAGGGCATCAACAGCGCCTTCAAACAGCCCAACTTCACCACCGAGAACAACCAGAACTGCGTGAACATCAAAAAGATCTTCACAGACGTGTAA